In the Puniceicoccales bacterium genome, one interval contains:
- the tmk gene encoding dTMP kinase, with protein sequence MRFDGKFITLEGIEGTGKSTQMSFIAKELSGRGLDVLTLREPGCTKIGEKIRNLLQYDEECGHMLPETELLLFEASRAQLVREVITPALGAGSWVVCDRFFDSTTAYQGAARKLPMPIIESLNSFAADGCVPDMTIIFDMDPALSLGRLVGRNVDLDRIETEDLGFFSLIRKKYLEMAKDDGRFVVVDASVEADTLSKKIIDEITRKFF encoded by the coding sequence ATGCGGTTTGATGGAAAATTCATAACCCTAGAAGGGATAGAAGGCACCGGCAAGTCGACTCAAATGTCATTTATTGCGAAAGAGTTATCCGGGCGAGGTCTGGATGTGCTAACTCTTCGAGAGCCGGGTTGTACGAAGATCGGCGAGAAGATCAGGAATCTATTGCAATATGATGAGGAGTGCGGCCATATGTTGCCGGAGACAGAGTTGCTCCTTTTTGAAGCTAGCAGAGCCCAATTGGTCCGGGAAGTGATTACTCCGGCCCTTGGCGCAGGTTCCTGGGTTGTTTGTGATAGATTTTTCGATTCCACCACGGCCTATCAGGGGGCCGCCAGGAAATTGCCCATGCCCATAATTGAATCTTTAAATTCTTTTGCAGCAGATGGTTGTGTGCCAGATATGACGATCATCTTCGATATGGATCCGGCATTGAGTTTAGGACGCTTGGTTGGCCGAAACGTTGATTTGGATAGAATAGAGACCGAGGATTTGGGATTTTTTTCGTTGATTCGGAAAAAATATCTCGAGATGGCTAAGGATGATGGTAGATTCGTGGTTGTAGATGCATCCGTAGAAGCAGATACGCTTAGCAAAAAAATAATTGATGAAATCACGAGAAAATTTTTTTAA
- a CDS encoding CesT family type III secretion system chaperone yields MTNARFREIVQTWLDSINNVKNEEFTIDDTGRCKFFFRNMECILEVPDGSDRFFIYAPLMEVPSNSDGLLYYALSLNLFQIETVGTTLAIDRSANFFVLSYHALISSIDSEKFQKLLGAFIHTAQAISKKLFKECKRQSA; encoded by the coding sequence ATGACGAATGCGAGGTTTCGAGAAATAGTTCAGACATGGCTTGATTCCATAAATAATGTAAAAAACGAAGAGTTTACCATCGATGATACTGGTAGGTGTAAATTTTTTTTCAGAAATATGGAGTGCATTTTGGAAGTCCCCGATGGTAGCGACAGATTTTTCATATATGCGCCGCTGATGGAGGTGCCGAGCAATTCAGATGGACTATTATATTACGCGTTATCGCTGAATTTGTTTCAAATAGAAACCGTGGGTACGACTTTAGCCATCGATAGGTCGGCAAATTTTTTCGTACTGTCCTATCATGCCCTGATATCATCCATCGACTCTGAGAAGTTTCAAAAGCTGCTTGGGGCTTTTATTCATACTGCTCAAGCCATTAGTAAAAAACTGTTTAAAGAATGTAAACGCCAATCTGCCTAG